A single Lactuca sativa cultivar Salinas chromosome 8, Lsat_Salinas_v11, whole genome shotgun sequence DNA region contains:
- the LOC111878243 gene encoding serine/threonine-protein kinase PBL35, producing the protein MEKKCGCWSVLRRSVSSGSCKPSVETRRNSATSFPRTSLVYDAATETRYLNASNREMCAPNEPQNSSDLNLDVPQSDLSQSDKKPCQLLQFSFHELKSATGNFRPDSILGEGGFGFVFKGWIEENGTAPAKPGSGITVAVKSLKPDGLQGHREWVAEVDFLGQLHHPNLVKLIGYCIEDDQRLLVYEFMTRGSLENHLFRRTIPLPWSNRIKIATGAAKGLAFLHGGTEPIIYRDFKTSNILLDTEYNSKLSDFGLAKAGPQGDKTHVSTRVVGTYGYAAPEYVMTGHLTSKSDVYSFGVVLLEILTGRRSMDKKRPSGEQNLVMWARPYLADKRKVYQLVDPRLELNYSVKGVQKVSQIAYNCLSRDSKARPTMDEVVKTLTPLQDLNDFAILSYHARMSQQGRRKKKIPEGTQNVSRTGSGKQQCK; encoded by the exons CAACAGAAACCCGATACTTAAATGCTAGCAACAGGGAGATGTGTGCTCCTAACGAACCTCAAAACTCTTCGGATTTGAACCTAGACGTGCCTCAGTCAGACTTGTCTCAATCAGATAAAAAGCCGTGTCAGCTTCTTCAATTCAGTTTTCATGAATTGAAGTCAGCAACTGGAAATTTCAGACCGGATAGCATACTAGGTGAAGGTGGATTCGGGTTTGTTTTTAAAGGATGGATTGAGGAAAATGGAACCGCCCCAGCTAAACCCGGGTCGGGTATAACGGTCGCGGTAAAGAGTTTGAAACCGGATGGTCTTCAAGGTCATAGAGAATGGGTG GCAGAGGTGGATTTTCTTGGACAACTTCATCATCCAAACCTTGTTAAGCTCATTGGATATTGCATTGAAGACGATCAACGGCTACTTGTTTACGAATTCATGACACGTGGAAGCCTTGAAAACCATCTTTTTAGAA GAACCATACCCTTACCGTGGTCTAACCGGATCAAAATAGCGACGGGTGCCGCCAAAGGGCTAGCTTTTCTCCATGGTGGAACGGAACCTATTATTTATAGAGATTTCAAGACATCAAATATCTTACTCGACACC GAATATAACTCGAAGCTTTCGGATTTCGGGCTAGCAAAAGCAGGACCACAAGGAGATAAAACTCATGTCTCTACTAGGGTTGTTGGAACTTACGGCTATGCTGCTCCGGAGTACGTGATGACAG GACACTTGACGTCTAAGAGCGACGTTTACAGTTTTGGAGTTGTACTTCTCGAAATTTTGACAGGACGAAGATCAATGGACAAGAAACGTCCTAGTGGAGAGCAAAATCTTGTTATGTGGGCCCGTCCATACCTAGCTGACAAACGAAAAGTCTACCAATTAGTTGATCCTCGATTGGAGCTAAATTATTCGGTTAAAGGGGTCCAAAAGGTGTCTCAAATAGCATACAACTGTCTGAGCCGGGATTCAAAGGCCCGACCCACTATGGATGAAGTTGTTAAGACCCTAACCCCATTGCAGGACTTGAACGACTTCGCCATTCTATCTTATCATGCTCGTATGTCTCAACAAGGTAGGCGTAAAAAGAAAATACCCGAAGGGACTCAAAATGTTTCTCGTACGGGTTCGGGCAAGCAACAATGTAAATAG